A stretch of the Teredinibacter haidensis genome encodes the following:
- the nagZ gene encoding beta-N-acetylhexosaminidase produces the protein MGKKYLGPVVVDIEGLTLTDEDKKMLANPWVGGIILFGRNYKDRQQLEKLVQGIRGVNSALIVAVDHEGGRVQRFRSGFSRIPAMQQLGVVFRGDSERGLALTKSVGWLSAAELLASGLDISFAPVLDVDCGLSDIIGDRSFGQNPEDVTLLAAAFMDGMHEAGMATTGKHFPGHGGIKEDSHLELPVDDRTLDELEQRDIGPFRSLLSRTNALMPAHIQFPRIDALPVGFSAWWLKEYLRQKLGFKGVIFSDDLSMEGAVGMGGYGDRAIKALQAGCNAVLVCNNRKGALEVVECLHRSFDSVVVSGLESMRAQQSGSWDHLQQGARWREVTLMLDEIKG, from the coding sequence ATGGGGAAAAAATATTTGGGGCCTGTTGTTGTCGACATTGAGGGTTTGACATTAACAGATGAAGACAAAAAAATGCTTGCCAACCCCTGGGTTGGCGGCATTATTTTGTTTGGAAGAAATTATAAAGACCGCCAACAGCTGGAAAAGTTGGTGCAGGGTATTCGTGGAGTGAATTCCGCACTGATTGTTGCGGTTGATCACGAAGGCGGTCGCGTACAACGTTTTCGTTCGGGTTTCTCGCGCATTCCTGCCATGCAGCAATTGGGTGTTGTTTTTAGAGGAGACTCTGAGCGTGGGCTTGCGCTTACTAAATCTGTTGGTTGGCTGTCGGCAGCGGAATTGTTGGCTTCCGGGCTGGATATTAGTTTTGCGCCGGTCTTAGATGTGGATTGCGGTCTAAGCGATATTATTGGCGATCGCAGTTTTGGTCAGAACCCCGAAGATGTGACTCTCCTCGCCGCTGCTTTTATGGATGGCATGCACGAGGCGGGCATGGCGACGACGGGTAAGCATTTTCCAGGGCATGGCGGTATCAAGGAAGACAGTCATTTGGAGTTGCCGGTGGATGATAGAACTCTGGATGAGCTTGAACAGCGTGATATCGGGCCTTTTAGGTCACTCCTGAGCAGGACGAATGCACTTATGCCTGCTCACATTCAATTTCCCAGAATAGACGCGCTGCCGGTAGGTTTTTCGGCCTGGTGGCTGAAAGAGTATTTGCGTCAAAAACTAGGGTTTAAGGGGGTTATTTTTAGTGATGACCTTTCGATGGAGGGCGCTGTTGGAATGGGAGGTTACGGTGATCGGGCGATAAAAGCTTTGCAGGCCGGGTGTAATGCCGTATTGGTTTGCAATAACCGAAAGGGCGCCTTGGAGGTTGTCGAGTGTTTGCATCGTTCATTCGATAGCGTCGTCGTTTCGGGGTTGGAGTCAATGCGTGCTCAGCAGTCTGGTAGCTGGGATCATTTACAACAGGGTGCGCGCTGGCGTGAAGTAACGTTAATGTTGGATGAAATAAAAGGTTAG
- a CDS encoding DUF6763 family protein, with product MAKIFPIIGSWFQDTSSMQLFEIVAVDEDSSTIEVQYKDGDIDEFELESWGQLNLLSAAAPEDANAGYGSSYSDTWEDSPDHFNSNYNNPLEMIEPESFTGFDDLP from the coding sequence ATGGCCAAGATATTTCCGATTATAGGTAGTTGGTTTCAAGATACGTCCAGTATGCAACTGTTTGAAATTGTTGCTGTTGATGAAGACAGCAGCACCATTGAAGTTCAATATAAAGATGGCGACATTGACGAGTTCGAGCTTGAATCTTGGGGGCAGCTAAATCTCCTTTCCGCTGCAGCTCCTGAAGATGCAAATGCAGGTTACGGTTCCTCCTATTCCGACACATGGGAAGACAGCCCAGATCATTTTAACAGCAACTATAACAACCCTCTTGAAATGATTGAACCGGAATCCTTTACCGGGTTCGACGACCTCCCCTAG
- a CDS encoding dihydrouridine synthase encodes MVNGVEQRELKRKRGIRAGLAKLKDRVDIRVREKAIERAKTRIYLHGRKPEDYDQDVLEVIVKEEEDKIKSEFKDKSILLLLAALGLSFWT; translated from the coding sequence ATGGTTAATGGTGTAGAGCAGCGAGAACTGAAGCGCAAACGTGGTATACGAGCTGGTTTAGCGAAGCTCAAAGATCGCGTCGATATACGGGTTCGCGAAAAGGCTATTGAGCGCGCAAAAACCCGTATCTATTTACATGGTCGAAAGCCAGAGGATTATGATCAGGATGTTCTCGAAGTTATCGTCAAAGAAGAGGAAGACAAAATTAAAAGCGAGTTTAAGGATAAAAGTATCTTGTTACTGTTGGCGGCACTTGGGCTGTCTTTCTGGACCTAA
- the lexA gene encoding transcriptional repressor LexA, whose protein sequence is MIKLTARQQQILDLIKTHIQDTGYPPTRAEIADILGFKSANAAEEHLKALARKGAIEMIAGASRGIRLPETQSGIPLVGRVAAGSPILAEEHIQDYCDIPNAFFHPQADYLLTVHGMSMKDAGILDGDLLAVHKTDQVRNGDIVVARIENEVTVKRFKRERNRAIVELWPENPDFDVIEVDLRDEHFAIEGISVGVIRRS, encoded by the coding sequence ATGATCAAGCTTACCGCAAGACAACAACAGATTCTGGACCTGATCAAAACCCATATTCAAGACACTGGATACCCACCCACAAGGGCAGAAATAGCCGACATCCTGGGCTTTAAATCGGCCAACGCCGCTGAAGAACACCTTAAAGCCCTTGCCCGTAAGGGCGCGATTGAAATGATCGCTGGCGCCTCCCGCGGCATTCGGCTACCGGAAACGCAAAGCGGTATTCCCTTGGTTGGCCGAGTGGCCGCAGGTAGCCCCATACTCGCAGAAGAACATATTCAAGACTACTGCGATATTCCCAATGCTTTTTTTCATCCTCAGGCAGATTACCTGCTGACAGTTCACGGAATGAGCATGAAAGATGCCGGTATTCTTGACGGAGATCTACTTGCCGTTCACAAAACAGACCAAGTGCGTAACGGCGATATTGTGGTCGCGCGCATTGAGAATGAAGTCACAGTAAAACGCTTTAAGCGCGAAAGAAATCGTGCCATTGTCGAACTATGGCCAGAAAACCCCGACTTTGACGTTATAGAAGTCGATTTACGCGACGAACACTTTGCCATCGAAGGCATCAGTGTTGGTGTCATACGTCGAAGCTAA
- a CDS encoding SulA-like leucine-rich domain-containing protein, with the protein MAIPAPHTLQATPKNIANAELRDQSASLTEIVLTRSHLGENDYSLVMPMLAHLSQQSQTRWFTWIAPKGVTKGLLSRYRFNLEKVRVVYADTPNDILWLYWEALANGNSDTVVAEVSSLTDSEFSKLESACNQGLCRGLTLRFR; encoded by the coding sequence ATGGCAATTCCAGCGCCCCACACCCTACAGGCTACGCCCAAGAACATAGCCAATGCCGAGCTTCGAGACCAGAGCGCCAGCCTAACTGAAATCGTGCTTACCCGCTCACACTTAGGCGAAAACGACTACAGCCTTGTAATGCCGATGCTGGCCCACCTAAGCCAACAAAGTCAGACCCGATGGTTCACTTGGATTGCTCCAAAAGGCGTCACTAAAGGATTGTTAAGTCGTTACCGCTTTAATCTTGAGAAGGTACGCGTTGTTTACGCCGATACGCCAAATGATATTCTTTGGCTTTACTGGGAAGCACTTGCCAACGGCAATAGCGATACGGTGGTAGCGGAAGTCAGTAGCCTGACAGATTCTGAATTCAGCAAGCTTGAAAGCGCCTGCAACCAAGGCTTGTGCCGGGGTCTTACACTGAGATTTCGATAA
- a CDS encoding DUF6586 family protein, translated as MASFDEDCRRAVDLQLLYVRKQLDVAQDAENQLKASCAQAVVLQLRLGINAYLREITEANLSGGLEYSWLDALDLSNADFRLQELKLLAKNSGEWLSKLNFLFRSLLNLQAIPPTEHILDSVVIARTGSATALSSPTVSELENIYLAFKALVLQQRELASEH; from the coding sequence GTGGCAAGCTTCGATGAAGATTGTCGACGAGCAGTTGATCTGCAGTTGCTTTACGTGCGCAAACAATTAGATGTTGCTCAGGATGCTGAAAACCAGCTGAAGGCGTCATGCGCGCAGGCTGTGGTATTACAGTTGCGGCTAGGTATTAACGCCTATCTACGGGAAATAACCGAGGCCAACTTATCGGGAGGTCTTGAATACTCCTGGTTGGATGCTCTTGATTTGTCCAATGCTGATTTCCGCCTGCAGGAGCTTAAATTGTTAGCGAAGAACTCTGGTGAGTGGCTGTCAAAGCTCAACTTCCTTTTTCGCTCGCTGCTTAATCTACAAGCAATTCCCCCTACAGAACATATTCTGGATAGTGTTGTGATAGCCCGCACCGGCTCAGCCACGGCGTTAAGCTCCCCAACTGTGAGTGAGTTGGAAAATATCTACCTGGCCTTTAAAGCCTTGGTGCTCCAGCAGCGAGAGTTGGCATCCGAGCATTAG
- the topA gene encoding type I DNA topoisomerase, whose protein sequence is MGKSLVIVESPAKAKTINKYLGNQYIVKSSVGHIRDLPTSGSAKTPVDSKARAKQAALTRKMSPEQKAIHKQSKAQEQLVKRMGIDPNNNWQAQYEILPNKEKVVSELRRLAEDADQIFLATDLDREGEAIAWHLQESIGGNPDRYRRVVFNEITKSAIQGAFKEPGRLDLARVNAQQARRFLDRVVGYMVSPLLWEKIARGLSAGRVQSVAVRLISEREGEIRAFIPEEYWEVKANLDTTGGERAKYEVRKFQGGAFKPVSEEQAMAATNALQAANYSVTEREDKPTKSRPNAPFITSTLQQAASTRLGYGVKKTMMMAQRLYEAGYITYMRTDSTNLSQEAVASCRDFIQQEYGDRYLPEKPNLYSSKEGAQEAHEAIRPSDVNLRPVQLNGMERDAERLYTLIWNQFVACQMTPAEFTSSSVAVTAGDYELRARGRVIRFDGFTRVMPAVAKKEEDAILPDVKVGDQLKLHEVLPKQHFTKPPARFTEASLVKELEKRGIGRPSTYAAIISTIQDRGYVHVENRRFYANKMGDIVTERLVESFSELMDYGFTASMEESLDEVADGKKDWLVLLDEFYGDFTVKLGQAQNSDEGMRRNEPVETNIDCGNCGRKMQIRTGSTGVFLGCSGYALPPKERCKNTMNLVAGEEAVNVDDDDEAESKQLRQKRRCKLCNTAMDSYLLDETRKLHICGRNPDCSGYEVEQGTFKIKGYDGPVIECDKCGKDMQLKSGRFGKYFGCTSESCKNTRKLLRSGEAAPPKMDPVDMPELICEKVDDHYVLRDGASGLFLAASQFPKNRETRAPRVKELLPHKDEIDPKYRFLFSAPAQDEDGIDTLVRYSRKTKEQYVQSEVDGKATGWKAFYNNGKWDVSAKAAPKRATAKKAPAKKKPASKKAAKK, encoded by the coding sequence ATGGGTAAATCGCTGGTCATTGTGGAATCACCTGCAAAGGCGAAAACAATTAATAAGTACCTCGGCAACCAATATATTGTGAAGTCGAGTGTGGGACATATTCGTGATCTGCCAACCAGCGGTTCAGCCAAGACACCCGTAGATTCAAAAGCCAGGGCAAAACAGGCGGCGTTAACACGCAAGATGTCGCCTGAGCAAAAAGCCATTCATAAGCAGAGCAAAGCGCAAGAGCAGCTGGTTAAGCGCATGGGTATTGACCCGAATAATAATTGGCAGGCTCAATATGAAATTCTGCCGAATAAAGAAAAGGTGGTGTCTGAGCTCAGAAGGCTGGCAGAAGATGCCGACCAAATCTTTCTCGCAACGGATCTCGATCGCGAAGGAGAAGCGATCGCCTGGCATTTACAGGAGTCTATTGGCGGCAATCCTGATCGTTATCGCCGCGTTGTTTTCAATGAAATTACAAAAAGCGCTATTCAAGGCGCGTTTAAAGAGCCTGGACGTCTGGACTTGGCGCGCGTAAACGCCCAGCAGGCGCGTCGATTCCTCGATCGTGTCGTGGGATATATGGTGTCGCCACTGTTGTGGGAGAAGATTGCTCGAGGCTTGTCTGCGGGTCGCGTGCAATCTGTTGCTGTTCGTTTGATCAGTGAGCGTGAAGGCGAAATTCGTGCATTTATTCCTGAAGAGTATTGGGAGGTTAAAGCCAATCTTGATACTACAGGTGGAGAACGCGCCAAATACGAAGTTAGGAAATTCCAGGGCGGTGCTTTCAAACCGGTAAGTGAAGAGCAAGCCATGGCGGCCACGAACGCCTTGCAGGCTGCCAATTACAGCGTTACTGAACGCGAAGACAAGCCGACAAAATCGCGCCCCAATGCTCCGTTTATAACCTCAACACTACAGCAGGCCGCTTCTACGCGACTAGGTTACGGGGTGAAGAAAACGATGATGATGGCACAGCGCTTATATGAAGCTGGCTACATCACTTACATGCGTACCGACTCCACAAACCTGAGCCAGGAAGCCGTTGCGTCCTGCAGGGACTTTATTCAGCAGGAATACGGGGATCGTTATCTGCCCGAAAAGCCGAATCTATACTCAAGTAAAGAGGGTGCTCAGGAAGCGCACGAGGCCATTCGCCCGTCCGACGTTAATCTGCGTCCCGTGCAGCTCAATGGTATGGAACGTGATGCTGAACGCCTGTACACCCTGATCTGGAATCAGTTTGTCGCCTGTCAGATGACGCCTGCTGAGTTTACCTCCAGTTCTGTGGCGGTAACTGCGGGTGACTACGAATTGCGTGCGAGAGGCCGTGTCATTCGCTTTGATGGCTTTACTAGGGTTATGCCTGCGGTTGCGAAGAAGGAAGAAGACGCTATCCTGCCGGATGTGAAAGTTGGGGATCAGCTCAAATTACACGAAGTGCTGCCCAAACAGCATTTTACCAAGCCACCCGCTCGCTTTACTGAGGCGAGCTTGGTCAAAGAGTTGGAAAAGCGCGGCATTGGTCGCCCATCGACCTACGCTGCCATTATTTCCACTATCCAGGATCGTGGTTATGTCCATGTCGAGAATCGCCGCTTCTACGCCAACAAGATGGGCGATATCGTAACTGAGCGCTTGGTCGAGAGTTTTAGCGAACTGATGGATTATGGTTTTACGGCCAGTATGGAAGAGTCTCTGGATGAAGTCGCGGACGGTAAAAAAGACTGGTTGGTACTGCTGGACGAGTTTTATGGCGATTTCACCGTTAAGCTGGGACAGGCCCAAAACAGTGACGAAGGTATGCGTCGCAATGAGCCGGTGGAAACCAATATTGACTGCGGTAATTGCGGTCGGAAAATGCAAATACGCACTGGAAGTACGGGGGTGTTTTTGGGTTGCTCAGGTTATGCGCTGCCGCCGAAAGAACGCTGTAAGAACACCATGAACCTGGTGGCTGGTGAAGAAGCCGTTAACGTGGACGACGACGATGAGGCCGAATCCAAGCAGCTGAGGCAAAAACGCCGATGTAAGCTGTGTAATACGGCAATGGACAGCTATTTACTCGACGAAACACGTAAACTACATATCTGCGGTCGCAATCCGGATTGCAGTGGCTACGAAGTGGAGCAGGGCACATTTAAAATTAAAGGCTACGACGGCCCGGTTATCGAATGTGACAAGTGCGGGAAGGATATGCAGTTAAAATCCGGTCGATTCGGGAAGTATTTTGGGTGTACCAGTGAAAGCTGCAAAAACACCCGTAAGCTTTTGCGAAGCGGCGAAGCGGCGCCACCGAAGATGGACCCGGTGGATATGCCCGAGCTTATCTGCGAGAAGGTCGACGATCATTACGTATTGCGAGATGGGGCGAGCGGTCTATTTTTAGCCGCAAGCCAGTTCCCGAAAAATCGTGAAACTCGCGCGCCAAGAGTTAAGGAGTTACTGCCACACAAGGACGAGATAGATCCAAAATACCGCTTTTTGTTTTCTGCTCCAGCGCAGGATGAGGATGGCATCGATACTTTGGTTCGCTACAGTCGCAAAACCAAAGAGCAGTACGTGCAGTCGGAAGTGGATGGTAAGGCAACCGGCTGGAAGGCGTTTTACAATAATGGAAAATGGGATGTGTCGGCAAAAGCAGCGCCAAAACGCGCTACAGCCAAAAAAGCGCCCGCAAAGAAAAAACCAGCCAGTAAAAAAGCTGCGAAAAAATAA
- a CDS encoding universal stress protein, giving the protein MNEYKHILVGLDLSNDCTRILDKAGDIARAFGADISIAHVVEPLAFAYGGDVPIDLTEAQSVMEQQAKTRLAKIVDEVQVAPQEQYVRVGQASSELHRIAEDNGIDLIVVGSHGRHGLALLFGSITKGVVQNAKCDVLAVRV; this is encoded by the coding sequence ATGAACGAATACAAACATATACTGGTTGGACTCGATTTATCTAATGACTGCACACGTATCCTTGATAAGGCGGGTGATATTGCCCGAGCCTTTGGAGCCGATATTAGCATTGCCCATGTCGTGGAACCGCTGGCATTTGCTTATGGTGGCGATGTTCCTATCGATCTCACGGAAGCTCAGTCCGTAATGGAGCAGCAGGCAAAAACGCGACTTGCAAAGATTGTCGATGAAGTACAGGTCGCTCCTCAGGAACAATACGTACGTGTCGGACAGGCGTCATCTGAGCTTCACCGGATCGCAGAAGATAACGGTATAGATCTTATCGTGGTTGGTAGCCACGGTCGTCACGGATTGGCTTTGCTGTTCGGCTCAATCACCAAAGGAGTTGTGCAAAACGCAAAATGCGATGTACTGGCAGTTCGCGTTTAA
- a CDS encoding ATP-binding cassette domain-containing protein yields the protein MPLCKIENAHLHYGEQILFDNLMLQLDPGERLCIIGRNGVGKSTLLKCVEGIVDLDSGSRWLDDGVRVASLPQELPPADETRVYDFVAAGLPALGADLKEFDSLVAQGNGADLQQMARVQQRIEAADGWSIQTRIEQVLTRLELDGEQRMNQLSGGWRRRAALAQALVIEPDVLLLDEPTNHLDIAAIQWLEQQLQSFSGALVFITHDRAFLRAVANKVGELDRGILRLWSGDYDGFLEFKQQQLDAEEKQNALFDKKLAQEEVWIRQGIKARRTRNEGRVRALEKMRNDRGLRREQLSNARIEHGSDIASGKLVAELNNISFAWQDKPIINAFTSTIIRGDKIGLIGPNGIGKSTLLKLILGDLVPQQGNVRLGTKLSVAYFDQMRDQLDLGKSAIDNISEGADTIEVNGRPRHIMSYLQDFLFTGERARTPIKTLSGGERNRILLAKLFSKPSNLLVMDEPTNDLDAETLELLETILVDYSGTLLLVSHDREFLNNVVTSTIAFEGRGVVKEYVGGYEDWIRQGGVWPNEGTSTQAVTAKEQLQESVAPVSTVAAKKLSYKLQRELDGLPAELEALEKELDEMQQQMSSPDFYSQEKALVNGIMDKLSVLEAKLASRYERWEELESMRD from the coding sequence ATGCCCCTTTGTAAAATTGAAAACGCCCATCTCCACTACGGTGAACAGATCCTGTTCGACAACTTAATGCTTCAGCTCGATCCGGGCGAACGCTTGTGTATTATCGGCCGTAATGGGGTAGGCAAATCGACCCTATTAAAGTGTGTGGAAGGTATTGTCGATCTGGATTCCGGCAGTCGCTGGCTGGATGATGGTGTTCGGGTTGCGAGTCTTCCCCAGGAGCTACCTCCCGCTGATGAAACGCGCGTATACGACTTTGTGGCTGCTGGCTTGCCTGCTCTGGGCGCAGATCTCAAAGAGTTTGATTCATTGGTAGCACAGGGCAATGGTGCTGATCTTCAGCAAATGGCAAGGGTACAACAAAGAATTGAAGCGGCCGATGGCTGGAGTATTCAAACCCGGATTGAGCAGGTACTAACGCGTTTGGAACTGGATGGAGAGCAGCGTATGAATCAGCTCTCTGGTGGCTGGCGCAGGCGTGCAGCGCTGGCGCAGGCGCTGGTTATCGAGCCCGATGTGCTGCTGTTAGATGAGCCAACCAACCACCTGGATATTGCGGCTATTCAATGGCTGGAGCAACAGCTGCAGAGCTTTTCTGGGGCTCTAGTGTTTATTACCCATGACCGGGCGTTTTTGCGTGCTGTGGCCAATAAGGTAGGTGAATTGGATCGCGGTATTCTGCGTTTATGGAGCGGTGATTACGATGGGTTTTTGGAGTTTAAGCAACAGCAGTTAGATGCAGAAGAAAAGCAAAACGCACTTTTCGATAAGAAGTTGGCCCAGGAGGAAGTTTGGATCCGTCAGGGAATTAAAGCTCGAAGAACGCGCAACGAAGGCCGTGTACGCGCCTTGGAAAAGATGCGCAATGACAGAGGCTTAAGGCGGGAGCAGCTAAGTAATGCCCGTATTGAACACGGGTCGGATATTGCGTCGGGCAAACTGGTGGCTGAGTTAAACAATATTAGCTTTGCCTGGCAGGATAAACCCATCATTAATGCCTTTACCAGCACAATTATTCGGGGAGATAAGATCGGTTTGATCGGCCCGAACGGTATTGGCAAAAGTACGCTGTTAAAATTGATTCTGGGGGACTTGGTGCCCCAGCAGGGCAATGTGCGCCTGGGTACCAAGCTGAGTGTTGCCTATTTTGACCAGATGCGGGATCAGCTCGACCTGGGGAAAAGTGCGATCGACAATATCAGTGAGGGTGCCGATACCATTGAGGTCAATGGTCGGCCACGGCATATTATGTCCTATTTACAGGACTTTCTTTTTACGGGGGAACGAGCGAGAACACCGATCAAGACCCTCTCTGGAGGCGAACGTAATCGTATATTGCTTGCCAAGTTGTTTAGCAAGCCCAGCAATTTGTTGGTGATGGACGAACCCACTAACGATCTCGATGCAGAAACGCTGGAGTTACTGGAAACCATCCTGGTGGATTACAGTGGAACCCTGTTACTGGTGAGCCATGACAGGGAGTTTCTTAATAACGTCGTTACTAGCACAATCGCCTTTGAAGGTCGCGGCGTGGTTAAAGAGTATGTAGGAGGTTACGAGGACTGGATTCGTCAGGGCGGAGTGTGGCCCAACGAGGGCACTTCCACCCAGGCCGTTACCGCAAAAGAACAGCTGCAAGAGAGCGTTGCGCCTGTGAGTACCGTTGCTGCGAAAAAACTCAGCTACAAATTGCAGCGTGAGCTGGATGGCCTTCCCGCAGAGCTTGAAGCACTGGAAAAAGAGCTGGACGAGATGCAGCAGCAAATGTCTTCACCAGATTTCTACTCGCAGGAGAAGGCATTGGTGAATGGGATTATGGATAAGTTATCGGTTTTAGAGGCAAAGCTTGCCTCCCGCTATGAGCGATGGGAAGAGTTGGAGTCTATGCGCGACTAA